DNA from Corallococcus soli:
CCCGTCGATGGGCTTGAGGATGGTGCCCTTCTCGTTCTGGGCCGCGAACTCCATCACCACGGACAGCTCGCTGGTGACGCGCGTCTCCGGCATCAGGTCCGGGAAGTTGAGCGTGAAGAGCTTCTCGTTCGCGTCGCGGATGCCGGACGGGTTGTTGATGAACACCGGCATGCGGTCCGGACACAGCTCCACCAGCTGCGTGGCGTGCAGGTAGTTCGCGTCCACCGGCGGGTCCTTGCGCAGGAAGAGCACGTCCAGCTCCGACAGGGGCCGCACCTCCTCGCGCAGCACGTCGAAGTGCCGGCCGGGCTCGCGCCGCACCCGCACCTGGCGCATGCGCGCCTCCGCGCACCGGCCGTTGAAGCGCAGCCACCCCTGCTCGAAGTAGTAGACGTCGTGCCCGCGACGCTGGGCCTCCAGCATCAGCGAGAACGTCGTGTCGTGGTCCACCCGCACGCTCTCGAGCGGGTCCATCAGGAAGCCAAGGGAGAACGCCATGAGGGTCGAGGCTCTTCTTCCAGAAGAAAGGTGGGGGCCGAAAGGATAGCGGACCCCCTCCGCCCGTGCCGCTCATTCCCACCCCCGCCCGTCCGCGCCACGACGCAAGCCGGCGGGGCAGGGGAGCGGCGCTTCAGCGTCCGGGCAGCTCCTGCAGCTTGAGGTTCAGGCGCACCGTCTTGCCCGCCTCCACCGGCACGGCGAGCACGCGGCGCTTGTTGTCCGTGCCCACGAGGATCAACTCGTTCGCCCCCGCGGGCAGCGCGCGCTTCAGCAGGGGCGTCTTCCCCAGGGACTTGTTGTTGAGGAACACCTCCGCGGGCTCGTCCAGGAAGAGCGTCACCTCGCCGCGGGCGCGCTTGCCCCGGCCACCGCGGGCATCGTCCCGGTCCCGGGTGACGACCTTGTCCCGGTCCTTGTCCCTGTCCCTGTCGTCCACGTCCGCCACCACGCCCGCGTCCGGCGGAGGGGGCCGGATGGGGATGGCCACCATGGGGCCCACGTCGACGGGCGGGGGAGGGCCACCCTCCTCCAGCAGCTTCGTGACGCGGAAGGCGCCGTAGGCCCCGCCCATGATCAACCCCAGCACCAGCACGGCCCACACGGCGCTCAGCTTCGAGCGCTTCACCGGGGGCGCGGTGTCGACGCTGGACGGCTCCTCCGCCCGCAGCCGCGCGACCTCCGCCTTCTTGCGCGCCTCCACGATGCTCAGCGCGTCCGCCTTGCGCTCCGGCAGGTAGGGGCCGTCGTCCTTCTGGAGCGCCCGCTTCGCCGAAACAATCACCTGGCTGCTCGTCGTCACGTCCGCGCTCTCCAGCAGCGAGCGCGTGGCCGCCATGCGCTCCGCGAAGAGGCTCTTCATCAGGGCCGCGCGCTGCTCGGCGTCCATCAGCTTCGTGCCGGCGGCCTTCTCGATGGCGCGCGCCATGTCCCGGCCGGACGCGTAGCGGCGGTCCACGTTGCGCTCCAGGGCGCGCATCACCACGCGGGAGATGTCCTCGGAGATGTGCGGCAGGAGCACGGAGGGCCACGGGATGGGGTCCTCGAGGATCTTCACCATCTCATCGCGTTCCGTCTTGCCGGCGAACAGCCGCTCGCCGGTGACGAGCTCGTGCAGCACCACGCCCACGGAGAACAGGTCGCTCCTGCCATCCAGCGGATCGCCGCGCACCTGCTCCGGGGACATGTAGCCGGTGGTGCCCTTCACCGTGCCCACGTGGGTGCGCTCCAGGCTGTTCTTCGCCTTGGCGATGCCGAAGTCGAGCAGCTTCACGGTGCCGTCGTACGTCACCATGATGTTCTTCTGCGCCACGTCGCGATGGATGACGGGGCTGGGCTGGCCGCCGGGCGACGTGAAGGTGTGCGCGTAGTGCAGCGCGAGGCAGACGTCGCGCGCCACCGACAGCGTGAAGCCCAGCGGCACCGGCTGGCGCTTCTTCAGGCACGCGCTCGTGACCTGGTTCAGGTTCTGCCCGCCGATGAACTCCATGGCCAGGTAGAGCCCGTCGTCCTCCTCCCCCAGGTCGAACACCTGCGCGATGTTCGGGTGGTTGAAGGCTGCGGTGATGCGCGCCTCGTCCAGGAACATGCGGACGAACTGCTCGTTCGAGCGCGCGTCCGGGAGGATGCGTTTGATGACCACGTACTTGCGGAAGCCGCCCGGGCCGGACGTGTAGCCCAGGAACAGCTCCGCCATGCCGCCCACGGTCAGCTGCGTGAGCACCTCGTACTTCCCGATGCGCTCGCCCCGATGGAAGTCGATGAGGTCATCCTCCAGCGCCCCGGACCGGCGCGCCCACGTCATGATGAGAAGAAAACGGCCCGCGGACCATAACAGGGCTGTTGCGCCCGGGGACGTTCCGTCCAGGTGGAGACCCACTTGGGGTGGGCCCGCATGCCCCCCAGGTCCCTGTGGATGGCCTGTGGATGGCCGGGGGTGGGCTGTGGACAACCGGCCGGCGAATCCCCGGGCTGTGGATGACGGGGGGAAACCGGCAACTTGCCCACATGTAGCAGATCGCGGATTCCTTCATGAATCCATGGGGTTGCTGACTTGTCCCCAACTCCGCGCCGCCTACTGCTTCCACCAGTTGATCAACACTACAAATAGACTGGTTAAAGAAGAGGGCGCCTGTGCCTTCGCGTGGGGAACGGGCCACGACAGCAGCCGCTACAGGCCGCAGCCGCTACAGGATGGTGGCGCGCAGCCGGTCCAGCAGGCCGGGCAGGTCCTGGAGCAGCTGCCGGTCCAGGTCCTCCAGCGCGTCGCGGAACATGACCAGGTCCTCCGGCTCGCGTTCGGCGGACACCATGCGCTGCAGGCCGCGCAGGCGCAGGTTGCGCTGGACCAGGCGGGCCAGGGTGTCCTCCAGCTCGTCGGCGAGCTCGGGGTCCAGGCGCAGCTCCTGCCCCACCAGCTCCCGTAGCTGCTCCACGCGGTAGGTGAACTCCCAGCTCTCCTCGTAGCCCGCACGCCGGGGCACCGGCTGTCCTTGGGTCCACCGCTCGTTCACGGGGCCTCTAGTGCGGCCGGGGCCGGGTGAGGCCCGTCAGGGAGAGCCGGGTGCGCGTCGGGTCCAGCTCCACGAGCATCCGGCAGTCCGCCACGTCCAGGCGCAGGGTGTAGGGAAGGCAGGGCACGTGGTCAGCATGCTCGCGGCAGGCGTCCGAGCCCATCCGAAACAGCTCCGCCAGCACCGCGCGCCGCACCTCCGGCGACAGCCCGTCCACGGTGGACTGCACGCCCCGGGCGATGAGCACCGTGAACGCCTGCATTCCGGGAGAAACACTGGAGGGGCTGGCCAGGGTCATGCCGTGGACCTTTGCCAGAACCGTACCTTGCAACAGGCCTGTGTTTTCAGCGGGTTGCGGTGATTCAAACCCCTTGGGGCTGAAAAAAACTCAGGCCTGGAAGGGGACGATCCTGAAGCCCCGGGGGGTGGGGTGCCGTCGGACATGGGGATGGAGAGGGGTGCTATAGCCCGGGGTCGGGAGGCACGATGACGCGCACGCGGACGGTGGTGAGGTGGGCTCCAACAGGCCTCCTGGGGGCCCTGGCGGCCGTCCTGGCCCTTCTGGGGGCCTGCCGGGACGAACCCCCGCTCACCGGCGCCCGGAGCCTCCTGCGGGTCTCCCAGGAGGTCGTGGCGTTCCAGGCCAGCTACCCCGGGGTGACGCGGGAGGTGGAGATCCGGGTGGTGAACGCGGGGCGGACGACGCTGGACGTGGAGTGGACGGCGCTGGCGCCCCCCTTCTTCGCGGACGGGCTGCCCACGCGGATGGTGCCGGGGGAGGTGCCGGTGCGGCTGCGCTACCGGCCGGAGGCGACGGGCGCGGCGGAGGCCACGCTGACGGGGCG
Protein-coding regions in this window:
- a CDS encoding serine/threonine-protein kinase codes for the protein MTWARRSGALEDDLIDFHRGERIGKYEVLTQLTVGGMAELFLGYTSGPGGFRKYVVIKRILPDARSNEQFVRMFLDEARITAAFNHPNIAQVFDLGEEDDGLYLAMEFIGGQNLNQVTSACLKKRQPVPLGFTLSVARDVCLALHYAHTFTSPGGQPSPVIHRDVAQKNIMVTYDGTVKLLDFGIAKAKNSLERTHVGTVKGTTGYMSPEQVRGDPLDGRSDLFSVGVVLHELVTGERLFAGKTERDEMVKILEDPIPWPSVLLPHISEDISRVVMRALERNVDRRYASGRDMARAIEKAAGTKLMDAEQRAALMKSLFAERMAATRSLLESADVTTSSQVIVSAKRALQKDDGPYLPERKADALSIVEARKKAEVARLRAEEPSSVDTAPPVKRSKLSAVWAVLVLGLIMGGAYGAFRVTKLLEEGGPPPPVDVGPMVAIPIRPPPPDAGVVADVDDRDRDKDRDKVVTRDRDDARGGRGKRARGEVTLFLDEPAEVFLNNKSLGKTPLLKRALPAGANELILVGTDNKRRVLAVPVEAGKTVRLNLKLQELPGR
- the gshB gene encoding glutathione synthase: MAFSLGFLMDPLESVRVDHDTTFSLMLEAQRRGHDVYYFEQGWLRFNGRCAEARMRQVRVRREPGRHFDVLREEVRPLSELDVLFLRKDPPVDANYLHATQLVELCPDRMPVFINNPSGIRDANEKLFTLNFPDLMPETRVTSELSVVMEFAAQNEKGTILKPIDGFGGKGILFLAPGDRNARSMVELLTQGGKEPILAQTYVPESRQGDKRIILVDGEPVGAVLRVPSDADHRGNMAAGGKAMKADITARDLHICQRLKPALQEKGLILVGIDVLGDYLTEVNVTSPTGLVEASHLDQVSCEARVLDVAERMHGAR